GAATACATCCCTGCAATTCAAGCAGGTCTTGAAGATGCAATGCAAAACGGTGTTCTTGCTGGATACCCAGTTGTTGACATTAAAGCGAAATTATTCGACGGTTCTTACCACGATGTTGACTCAAGCGAAATGGCGTTCAAAATCGCTGCTTCTATGGCGTTGAAAAACGCAGCAGCAAAATGTGACCCTGTATTGCTTGAGCCAATCATGAAAGTAGAAGTCATCGTCCCTGAAGAATATTTAGGTGACATCATGGGTGACATCACTTCTCGTCGCGGTCGCGTCGAAGGTATGGAAGCTCGCGGTAACGCGCAAGTTGTTCGCGCGATGGTTCCACTTTCTGAAATGTTTGGATACGCAACTTCATTGCGCTCCAATACACAAGGTCGCGGAACATTCACAATGGTATTTGACCATTACGAAGAAGTTCCGAAAAGCATTGCTGAGGAAATCATCAAAAAAAATAAAGGTGAATAATTG
This Patescibacteria group bacterium DNA region includes the following protein-coding sequences:
- the fusA gene encoding elongation factor G (EF-G; promotes GTP-dependent translocation of the ribosome during translation; many organisms have multiple copies of this gene); amino-acid sequence: EYIPAIQAGLEDAMQNGVLAGYPVVDIKAKLFDGSYHDVDSSEMAFKIAASMALKNAAAKCDPVLLEPIMKVEVIVPEEYLGDIMGDITSRRGRVEGMEARGNAQVVRAMVPLSEMFGYATSLRSNTQGRGTFTMVFDHYEEVPKSIAEEIIKKNKGE